The Allorhodopirellula heiligendammensis genome includes a window with the following:
- a CDS encoding vitamin K epoxide reductase family protein gives MSDNVTLARESDPAVPPYDYNPSAWSQRIPICLVAFVAAGISVHLSLYQWGLIDSVFDPVFGDGSAKVLKSDTAKTMYSILGIHDASLGVLAYLGDAILGFAGSTRRWQYRPWLVILFGIDVIPLGIVSVVLVLCQAFVVGSWCFLCLVTASLSLLLVYWAWDEVRVSLTYLKIVWTEHQDKGLLWQAFWGLQNEQLDAAAEKLLSREVK, from the coding sequence ATGTCAGATAACGTAACACTCGCACGCGAGTCCGATCCAGCGGTGCCTCCCTACGACTATAACCCGTCGGCGTGGAGTCAGCGAATTCCAATCTGCCTCGTGGCGTTTGTCGCCGCGGGAATTTCAGTGCATCTGTCACTCTATCAATGGGGGTTGATTGACAGTGTTTTCGACCCTGTATTTGGGGACGGAAGTGCGAAGGTGTTGAAATCAGATACCGCGAAAACCATGTACAGCATTCTCGGGATTCATGACGCGTCACTGGGGGTACTTGCGTACCTGGGCGACGCTATTCTTGGGTTCGCGGGATCGACACGGCGATGGCAATACCGCCCTTGGTTAGTCATTCTGTTCGGCATCGACGTGATCCCGCTGGGAATTGTTAGTGTCGTATTAGTGCTATGCCAAGCCTTTGTGGTCGGATCGTGGTGCTTCCTGTGCTTGGTCACCGCGTCGCTATCGCTGCTGCTGGTCTACTGGGCTTGGGACGAAGTTCGGGTGTCGCTGACTTACCTTAAAATCGTGTGGACTGAGCATCAAGACAAGGGTTTGCTTTGGCAGGCGTTTTGGGGACTTCAAAATGAGCAGCTCGACGCCGCTGCTGAAAAGCTCTTGTCGCGAGAGGTGAAGTAA